Below is a window of Chloroflexota bacterium DNA.
TTCACGGCTGTAACACTTACGGTTTCACCAGTCGTGATGGCGTCAGGAGAGCTGGCAGTCCATAGCTCGCCGTGGGAGCGAACCAGATACTGTGCATGATTAGATGGACCGAATTGCGATACTACTTCCGCCGTCGCACCAATTAAGCTCTCGCTACCGGTCTCAGGTTGCCTGCCCATTGCCTTGGCTATAAGCCAGTAAAGCAGAGCAGTTATCATACCGATAATCATATAAGTTGGTATTGCCGAGCTAAGCGGCATTAACCAGAAAATCGGCAATGCCAGAACCGGCATAAACAATATCAGATGACACATCTTACTTTGTCACCTCCTCGGTGAGTCCCATCCTTTCTGGAGTGTTCATGTACATATTCTTACCACGACGTGCTTTATCTAGGCTCTTGATATCATGTTGATATCCACACTGGATGCATTGTTCATACCAGCTAAGGTGGTCTCGGTCAATTAAAATGTCTCCTTTACATCTGGGACAGCCTTTTAATCTCAACATTTTCAACTCCTCCCCACCAAGCCTGGTGACAATCTCTGCTTGGGTGGTTCCCTTGGTTGTTTTTTTGCTGCTTCCGGTTCATCGGGCTGACATTAGTTCATAGCTTACTTCTGACCAGTTGTGTGGAAAATTTCTATCACCTTTGTCTCCGTTCCCCTCCTGACCTCAAGTGTTACTATATGACCCGCAGGGCACGCCATCATCATGCCTAAGAGTCGGGCTTTCGGCTCCAGTGCGGCGTCATCAAACGCGATGATGACGTCTCCCACCTGTATGCCGCTTCGGTCGGCAGGGCTACCTGGTATTACCTCAGTGACGAGAGCACCGTAATCCACGTCAAGCCCATAGTACTCTGATAGCCCTTGAGTGACAGGGAGATAAATGATTCCGAGACCTATGGACGTTTTTTCCACTGCCGCGGGCCGAGATAATACTTCGTCTTCTGTTCTTCCAGAGAAAAGGAAGAGACCAAGCAACACCACAACTATGCCAGCACCGGCAATAGAAATTACTAGTAATTTAGTCTTACTCATTAAAACTACCTCAAAAGAAAAAGCACCACAGATGCTACATTCTCATCTAGTATCTATGGTGCCACAGACTGCTTAAAGGAAGGTTAAAAGAAGCTTAGAATACGATTAGAGTTTTAACCAGACAGTAAATTTACTGCCTTTGCCCGATTCACTGGTGACAGTGACCTCACCGTCGTGCTGCTCGGCTATGCTTTTTACGATGGCCAAACCCAATCCCGTACCGCCGCTGCCACGGGACCGAGCCTTGTCGACCCGGTAGAAGCGGTCGAATATGTGTGGAAGGTGCTCCGGGGGGATTCCGATTCCACTGTCAGCCACTTCCAGACGCGCCCATGAACCATCTCGAAACAACGAAAGCGTAATAGTGCCATCCTCCAGGGTATATTTGATGGCATTGTCAACCAGATTCGCCAGTAACTGTCTCAGCCGCTGAGGGTCACCTTGCACTGTCAAATCTTCCTGACGCTCTAAGATAATCTTTCGTCCTCCGACCAAAGCCTTGGCTCTCTTTATTTCCTCTGCAAGAATGTTTTTGAGCGGAACCCTTTGCTGCTGTGCTGGCTGCCCCGACTCCACCTCAGCGAGAAGGAGAAAGTCATCGACAATCTTGGACATTCCAATTGACTCGCGCTCAATGGCTTTTAGCGACTCGCGTCTTTCTTCCTCACCGAGCTTGCGTTTCAGCAAATCAAGGTTACCGCGGATGACGGTTAATGGCCCTCTTAGCTCATGTGATGCGTCTGCTACGAAATATCTCTGGGATTGAAATACTTTGTCCAGGTGCCGAATCATATGGTCAAAGGTGGCTGCCAGCTCCCCTATCTCATCCGAGGTCCCTTTATAGTCGACACGGCGGCTGAGGTCGGAACTTGTTTCGATGTCCTTGGCTGTTTTTGTAATCCGGCTGACCGGTGCCAGGGCACCACGGACTACGGCTGCGCCGGATACCGAGGCCAGTATGAGGGCCACCAGAATGCTTGCCAGTAGAGCCCATCTCACCCGGCTCATTGCGGCATCTATGTGGTTTAAGGAATGAGCTACCTCCAGGAGAAGAATCTGGTCTCTTAGATACAGTGGCGAAACCATCATCCGAACGCTGGCACTACCACCGGCGGCTACCGTCTCTATGGCCACATTTCCAGCAAAGCCCTGCGAAATCAGAGACGGATTTACCGGCAGTTCTTGCTCACCAAGGTTGTTCGATTTCACCACTACGTTCCCGCCTCGGTCTATCAACTGGATATAAATTCCAGGTGATGCAAACTCGTTGATTGGTGGTAACTTGGAGTGAATAACCTCATAATCCAGAGGGTCGGGAATTTCCTGTGGGTGAAGCGTGCCGTGTACGCGCGCTGAATAGATGCTGAGATTTTCGTCTACCTGAGCAATGAGGTAGCGTTGCAGTAAAATATGGAGCACGATACCGGATAGAATCAGTATGGCACATAATATCAGGGCAAACCACAAAGTCAGCCGCCAGCGAATCGGCATGCACCTACTCCTTCATAACGTATCCCACACCACGAACCGTATGAATCAGCCTGGGTCTGTCACGAACCTCTAACTTGGACCTCAGATAACGTATGTAGACTTCGATTACATTGGATTCGCCTTCGAAGTCATACCCCCAGACTCTGTCGTAAATGAGGTCTCTTTTGAGTACCTGGCGTGGGTGGCGCATGAACAGCTCAAGCAGGTCAAACTCCTGGGCGGTTAGCTCTATTGGGTCATTGCCCCGCTTCACCTCTCTGGTCGCCGTATTCAACGATAGGTCGCTAAAGCGGAGCGTTTCCTCTTCCCCGGGTTGGCGACGTCTAAGCAAAGCCCTGACTCTCGCCAGAAGTTCATCAAAGGCAAACGGCTTGACCAGATAATCGTCAGCACCGCTCTCAAGTCCGACCACTTTGTCAGCGACAGTCCCCTTGGCGGTAAGCATGAGGATGGGAACATCACCTCCCTGCCGCAGGCGCTTACTTACCTCAATGCCGTCAATCCCGGGCATCATGATGTCCAGTATGACCAGGTCAGGTTCTTTTTCCCGCGCTTTGGCCAGTGCTTCCGAGCCGTCAGCTGCAGTGTCGACTTCATAGCCCTCATAGGCCAGACCACGCCTGACAAAGCTTATAATCTCGGGATCATCATCAACAACCAGAATGCGCATATTCCGTATCTCTGCTAAATATGGTTACCCCTAATTTAATCATAGATGGTGAAATCACTAGGGTCAAGTTGAATAGCTGAGAAATGAATTATCCCCTGGTTAAAATTCTAAGCATCTTTTAAGCAGCTTTTAAGCTTATTCTCATGACTCAATGTAATCATGGATTTAGAAAGATTAAGGAGGAGAAAATGATGTGGCAAAATAAATAGCAGAAATGGTAGTAAATCTCACTCAAGAAAAATAATTAAGGAGGAATAAAACGTGAAAAAAATAATTGTAGTAATAAGTGCTCTTTTATTGGTCAGCCTAATTTTTGTTGGCTGTCAAGGCCCATCAGGATTAGTTGGCCCAGCGGGACCACAGGGACCAGCAGGTGAAATACAACCAGCAATACAAGAATTATCGATCATAATGGGCGAAGGGGAAACTATCGAGGAAGTAGATGAAGAGGAAGTTTTGACTGACGAATTTCACCGCTGGGAGCCGTCTGCTTTAGTAGTATACAAGGGTGATACCGTCAAACTTGAAGTGTCCAATCCTCGAAGCAAAGTCCACAGTCTTGTTCTTCCCGACTTCGGTGTGGTTACACCCGAGCTGGAACCCCGGGGCGGCACGGCTACCGTGGAGTTCGTCGCCGATAAGGCCGGTGTCTTCCAGTATGCCTGTGGTGTTCCCTATGACCGCGAGGGCGGAGCACTCGACTGCGACCTGGACCACCAGCGCCAGGTAGGATATCTAATCGTCTTGAATCGGTAATGAAGGAGGGAAGTTGAATGAGGTATTTAATCATCTCCAGGAACAGACACCCGGTACCACCAGACGTTGCGGCTACGCTCTTTGACGCGGCGCTAGCATGGAAGCAGAAATACCAAAGTAAAATCAAAGAAATATTCGCTTTTGCTGGAATGCAAGCTGGCGGTGGAATTGCCGAGACGCAGTCTCATGAAGAGCTGGATAGCATAATGGCTGAATTTCCCATGGGCCCATTCGGAGAAACAGAAATTTACCCTCTGATAAATGTGGAACGAGCATGGGAAGTC
It encodes the following:
- a CDS encoding HAMP domain-containing protein, which encodes MPIRWRLTLWFALILCAILILSGIVLHILLQRYLIAQVDENLSIYSARVHGTLHPQEIPDPLDYEVIHSKLPPINEFASPGIYIQLIDRGGNVVVKSNNLGEQELPVNPSLISQGFAGNVAIETVAAGGSASVRMMVSPLYLRDQILLLEVAHSLNHIDAAMSRVRWALLASILVALILASVSGAAVVRGALAPVSRITKTAKDIETSSDLSRRVDYKGTSDEIGELAATFDHMIRHLDKVFQSQRYFVADASHELRGPLTVIRGNLDLLKRKLGEEERRESLKAIERESIGMSKIVDDFLLLAEVESGQPAQQQRVPLKNILAEEIKRAKALVGGRKIILERQEDLTVQGDPQRLRQLLANLVDNAIKYTLEDGTITLSLFRDGSWARLEVADSGIGIPPEHLPHIFDRFYRVDKARSRGSGGTGLGLAIVKSIAEQHDGEVTVTSESGKGSKFTVWLKL
- a CDS encoding PDZ domain-containing protein produces the protein MSKTKLLVISIAGAGIVVVLLGLFLFSGRTEDEVLSRPAAVEKTSIGLGIIYLPVTQGLSEYYGLDVDYGALVTEVIPGSPADRSGIQVGDVIIAFDDAALEPKARLLGMMMACPAGHIVTLEVRRGTETKVIEIFHTTGQK
- a CDS encoding response regulator transcription factor translates to MRILVVDDDPEIISFVRRGLAYEGYEVDTAADGSEALAKAREKEPDLVILDIMMPGIDGIEVSKRLRQGGDVPILMLTAKGTVADKVVGLESGADDYLVKPFAFDELLARVRALLRRRQPGEEETLRFSDLSLNTATREVKRGNDPIELTAQEFDLLELFMRHPRQVLKRDLIYDRVWGYDFEGESNVIEVYIRYLRSKLEVRDRPRLIHTVRGVGYVMKE
- a CDS encoding cupredoxin domain-containing protein, which codes for MGEGETIEEVDEEEVLTDEFHRWEPSALVVYKGDTVKLEVSNPRSKVHSLVLPDFGVVTPELEPRGGTATVEFVADKAGVFQYACGVPYDREGGALDCDLDHQRQVGYLIVLNR
- a CDS encoding NfeD family protein gives rise to the protein MCHLILFMPVLALPIFWLMPLSSAIPTYMIIGMITALLYWLIAKAMGRQPETGSESLIGATAEVVSQFGPSNHAQYLVRSHGELWTASSPDAITTGETVSVTAVNGIRLVVRRNGTSAASTADAVRKLNERHCH